The following is a genomic window from Amycolatopsis sp. BJA-103.
CGGCGTTGGCGAGTTTCATCGACGAGGGCCTGCTCTCCCGTCACGTACGCAAGGCCACCCGGGAGTACTCGGCGCGGCGGGACCGGATCCTGGCCTTCGTCCGCGACGAACTGCGGGACGAGCTGGAGATCGTTCCTTCGAGCGCCGGGCTTCACCTGTGCGCTCTCCTCTCTCCACATGCGACGGTCACTGTGGACGGTGTCGTCGCGGAAGCGGCGCGAGCCGGGGTGGCCGTCGAAAGCCTTTCCACGTACGGGGGAACGCGCGGCGGGTTGGTCCTCGGCTACGGACTGGTCGGCTCCGATCGGATCGACGAAGGGCTTTCCCGGCTCGGGGAGTGCTTTCCGGCCGACGGGATGTCATGAAAGGGGCTTTCAAGACAGCTTTCGTCTTGAAAGCCCCTTTCATGACATCCGATCGCCACGGGACGCCCGAAACTGTCGTACCCCGGTGGTCTCCTCTTCCCAGGCGACAGCGGGCCCCGGCCGGGGCCCGCGCGCGGAAGCGAGGAGGCAAGTCCCATGGCCGGAGAGACGGTGCTCACGGTGGTCGGAAACCTGACGACCGACCCGGAACTGAGGTTCACCCCGTCGGGAGCGGCGGTCGCGAACTTCACGGTCGCGTCGACGCCGCGCGTGCTGGACCGCGAGAGCGGGGAATGGCGCGACGGCGACCCGCTGTTCCTGCGCTGCTCACTCTGGAAACAAGCCGCGGAGAACCTGACCGAGTCACTCACCCGCGGCACCAGGGTGATCGTGCAGGGCCGGTTGAAACAGCGATCCTTCGAAACGAAGGAAGGCGAGAAACGGACGGTGGTGGAACTCGACGTCGACGAGATCGGCCCGTCGCTGCGCTATGCCACGGCGAAGGTGAACAAGGCGGGCCGCAGTTCGGGCGGCACCCCGGCGGACGGCGCGTGGGAGCGGACGCCGGTGGCCGCCGGGAGTCCGGAACCGCCCTTCTGAACCGGCGATTTCCCTCTCGGGAGGGACCGGTCTCCCCCGCCCGCGCCATGCGGTCCCGTGCCCTCGGCTCGGATG
Proteins encoded in this region:
- a CDS encoding single-stranded DNA-binding protein, with amino-acid sequence MAGETVLTVVGNLTTDPELRFTPSGAAVANFTVASTPRVLDRESGEWRDGDPLFLRCSLWKQAAENLTESLTRGTRVIVQGRLKQRSFETKEGEKRTVVELDVDEIGPSLRYATAKVNKAGRSSGGTPADGAWERTPVAAGSPEPPF